ataaattttcatttcatttcgtaCATTACATGCTACACCCCTAAGTGTGTAACCAGCTTAACGCTACAACACGGCCAAAGGTTTTTACtaacagataaaaaatattatgttattcttGTCTCAAAGTGgtaatacaaaaattacaatattttttcccAATATTGCATGCCAGAGATCAATATTAtaatcagaataaaaaataactacgTAATAAACACATAAACATAACTGCTAAAATCTATATcatttagttgaataaaaagtaGGCATAGTggcgtatttttaacccccgacccataaaaaggggtgttataagtttgacgtgtgtatctgtgtgtggcatcgtaactaatgaaccgattttaatttagtttttttttgtttgaaaggtggcttgatcgagagtgttcttagctatacttaatccaagaaaatcggttcagccatttgaaagttatcagcttttttctagtaactgtcaccttcacttgtcggggctgttgaTAACATGGaaatgttaaaacttaaaactacctatcttataaaaatatatgtgtacctattacttaatagtcttcaaaaattaaaaacgcaATACCAACCTACTTTTTTTGATTAAACCATTTTTAATAAGATAGGAAATTACATTatgataaaattcaaaaatgacTGCAGGTCTTTACAAACGCCACTCCAGAGCACTGGTGCGCCCCACCAACAGAACTTGAAGGCCTAGCGTTCCCAGATGAAATGCTTCGAAACCTGACTGTGCCACAAGAAAATGGAGTGCATGAGACTTGCCGAAGCTATTCCCTTGACTTGCGGGCTCTGTATGTTGATCTTGAAGACTATTTTGCTATAAAgtgagtatttttaacccccgacccaaaaagaggggtgttataagtttgacgtgtgtatctgtgtgtctgtgtatctgtgtatctgtctgtggcatcgtagcgcctaagctaatgaaccgattttaatttagttttattttgtttgaaaggtggcttgatcgagagtgttcttagctataatccaagaaaatcagttcagccctttgaaagttatcagctcttttctagttactgtaaccttcacttgtcgggggtgtaataaatttttaatttacacttgtttactctTATTATCATTTACAATTATACACGTACTTAAAAGTTCGGGGTGTTAAAGTCTAGTGAATCTCAAAATTAACTACCAAAATAAATCTCATCAGTAGGTTTGTGATCAGTCATAATGTgcgcataggtaggtatagcaagAGGCAACAAAAGGGAAAGACTAAGAAAAACATAACTGGGTTGGACAAATTATAACTGAAGAATTGCTTGAAAACGAAGTGACAGTAAAATTACCACTAAtaaaatccatgcggatgatgTCGTACGGGCATCCTCTGTTATTTTAtagtagccgatgcccgcgacttcgcccgcgtggatttaggtttttttaaatcccatgggaactctttgattttccgggataaaaagtagcctatgctctATTACGCactatttcagccaaatccgtccagtagtttttgcgtgaaggaataacatacatacacacacacacatacacacaaacttttgcctttgtattagtgtgaagtgtgataatgaGTAAAGTTCTTTATGAAAATGCCCCCAAAACAATGCCAAAATTAGAATTACGCTGCATGTTTTCAAAGCCGTCAAGTGCGTGCTTTTAGAATTTTGATTTTGTAGTCATGAACGTGTTGGCGATTAGCCAGACAAGCACTTCACACATGATGGTGTTCGATGGAATACAAACAACGGATAGGTTACTGACTTATAGTTAATAAGGATGGTTTTGTATGAAATAGATATATCTtcgaaaatatatatttttaataatatagtgGCTTACAGCTATGACTAATTATGCCTGATTTTGATTTAACGTTCACTCCGAAGAAAATTCATTTTCAATGACTATCTATTTAAAGAATTTGTCTGAGACTTGGGTtgaaagtaattttattttaggatAGGTCAATACCCAGCGTTGCAATCTCCTCAAACTTTCTCATCGTATTTAGGTTATAAGCCTACTAAGGCACATTTTGCTACGATACTAAAACTACTTACTCAAAAACGATGACATCCTACTGGTTAGAGACGCTTGACCACCGTCATACTTGATGGCTTATTTTAAGACCCGATTTCACCATACTCTGTTTGTCAATTTAacatccaaataaataaatctgaatctgaatctgaatccTGTCAAACGGTTTAACAGACTGTTAATGGAAATGAGTATTCCACCACGCTCTAACAAAGCATTAACTTCCTTAGCAGGGCATTAAAGATTCAATGTTGTTTTCTctttattttcagaaattttacGGAACAAGCGAACGGTAcgctgttatttttaaaaattaagaacCTTATTTTATCCAGTGATCCAGATTCAAGATACGAAAAGGTATGTAATAATGTTTTCCTAGGCGAACAGTttgctttattatttagtagataaatttaattaatttgtagaTACTCTATCTAGGCATAACACTTGGCCATTCAAGAAAATTTACTTTCTATTCTATCATCTATGTTTGTTCGAAGCACAAGACACTTGATAGACGCCAATACATGATACACAAGGAACAACAATCTTAATTGCATATTATGATCCACCAAAACAGACAAAATGTGTATGATGTGTGGACACACtttaataaagattttaaaaaaactattgcAGATACAGCGAGTACAAGACGCAATTGTGGCGGTACAAAAAGAACCTATTGCATGTACGAATTCATGGAAGTTTGAAACAGAACATTATAAGAGAACTTTGGTTACAGAGGTGAGATGAATATAtatgattttataaataactttACCATCTTACTTAACTAAAATTACAATCAGTTTTCCATCAACTAAAATGATAGGATCAACAAAATAAACTGTAAGTTTGTAAAAAATCTCATCAACTTCATCGCTGTAAGGCATTGCGCCCATGATGCTAGAAGTAATTAACTTATTTTTTGGCCAAGGTAGTTGGCAGTATATAGATCTCCAATAGGGTCCACGACTCTTTTGAATACTTTAGAAAGTTGCGAGGGAATATTAATTCTTTAAACTAGATTTTTTACTCCacttattaattagtattttttttttttggatattgcaacacattttttttgctTTCTTGTTGATAAGAGTTGATTTTATTCAGtagaaattgtttaaaaataataatttcagctATCTTTCAGTTTTTGTTGGTATGCAACAATGAATGGTTGCCGAGAACTAGTAACACCCTCTTCTGGGTGGGTTCCCTCGTTGGTAATTTATTCTTTGGATGGATATCAGACAGGTTAGTTATGGATTTTCTATtatcttataaaatattaatttgtatgCGAAATGATCCAAATTCAATCTTAGCTCCTAATTAATTATGCTGACCCTTTGAATAACAATATCTGTTATTCATTGTATTGAAAATTATGGTATATGATTATTATGGTACTTAAAGTTCATTAAAATCTTCGAAATCTTTAGGAATGCAACTCGTAAGTGtcaataatttacttattttaatttttaaaccatTTTCTTTCAGATACGGTCGCCGGCCTACAATCTTGCTCATGATATTTTTCGAAGTGCCATTATGTATACTTGCATCGTTTCCTGGCAATTATTGGGGCTACATCGTTTTGAGGATTCTGGGAGGGCTATTCTTTCCTGCGCTTTATCAGCAGCCTTTCATTCTGGCATTAGAATTAATGCCACCAGCAACAAGAACTCATACAGGTACAAGTTTGTATCTGCCTACTCGAAAACATTAAAATCAGTAACCTGAGAATAATAAAAGTTCTTTAGTTAAAATACTTATCTAATTGCAGGAATCGTTGTGGGTATGCTATTTGCAAGTGGAATGTGCTTGCTAGCACTTTTGGCTTTTTTGCTGCGTGACTGGTTCTACTTATCCCTAGCTACCAGTCTTCCCTTTATCTTATTGTTTGGGTATGTAAAGTCTTCTAACTCCTTAAGTGTGTATTACCTTAACAATACATAGATGATAAAATTTATGTGAGTGTGTTATTTTCAGTTGTTATTGGCTAATTCCCGAGTCTCCACGATGGTTGGTTGGAAGAGGACGTGTTGCGGACGCTGAAAAAGTTTTGAGGAATCTAGCTAAGAAAAATGGCATCATTTTACCGCACGGGTTTCTTATAGAATTGCATGTAAGTAAACTTTTCAATCTGAAAGTATGTTAGTAATTGTTTCTCACATTTTTGTATtcatttgttttatattttgcaaTAAAACTACATGGTATTTTTATACTATAGCTATTTACATTTGCAGAAAAAGTTAAAAGATGAAGAAACGGAAGCAGAGCTTTCTATAATGCCTACTGCTAATGGGCAGGTACCTTTTCAAGAGAAAGAAGATCATATGGACAGAAGAATCAACAATATGCTTTCCTTCAAACCTGAATATAGGAAAAATAGTGGAAGTGATATTGAGAATAAGGAAAATTTAGAATCAAGAATTTTAGAAGTAGGCGATTTAATTCATAAATCTAGATCCCCAAGAGATGCTGAATGTCTTAAAGAAGAAATAATGAAACTGAATCAGAAAGATTCAATTCATGACATCGGATTACAACAAAGAACCACAGCAACGGAATATTCTTTGCCAAATAGTTTAGGAAGAAAATCTATACAATTAGTTaatagaattatttttaaacaaaacgaAGATATTCATGAAAAGAAGAGAATGGATGATCAGAACTCCGAGGGAGATTGCAGAGCATCTCCATTAGATGTATTTAGGTATCCAAATATAAGGAAGAAATTTTTGATACTTACCTTTAATTGGATAGCACTAGGAGTAGTATATAATAGTTTAAGTTACAACACGCCAAATTTAGGCGTGGACGATTATTTAGCATTTTTCATCGGTGAGAAACTTTTAagcacataatatatttttttcattattaaaattaaacccctcttcattatcaaaattaaattttaggtGGTGCAGTGGAAATACCATCGTATTTCATAGCGTGGCAGTGTATGGAACGATATGGCCGCCGTTGGGTGCTATGCATTTTTATCAATCTTGGAGGGTTGGCATGCCTGAGCTGTGCATTAGTTCCTGAAGGTAATCACTCATATCATTGAAATTTGATGCAAAAAAGCAACAAAACTCAATCGATCAATtttcatcaatcaatcaattaatcatAATTGATCATTTTTGTCTAGTTTtacttaaaattttctttagtTAATAAAGACATAATGACCTTGATTTTTGCGATATTTACTCTCTTTTTAAAACATTCTCTCATCCTTTCAAGTTCTTTACTCCCagagttttcttttattttgccATACAATGCTTTGagctaaatgtttttcattgcAGCGTGGCCATGGGTAATAGTTTCGTTAGCTATGCTGGGAAGGTTATGTGCTGCAGCGTCATTCGCAGTCTTCTACGTACAAATTGGCGAATTGCTCCCTACGGTCGTGAGGGCGCAAGCTATGGGCGCATCTTCAGTCGTAGCTGGTATCGGGTTGCTGACAGTTCCATACATCGTGGCATTGGTGAGCTTAAGTACTTCTTCGTTCTAGAacccataattataataaaacggccagtttttttaatacgGAGCTATTATCGTTTGACCTCTGTAGCTCGATTAAACTCTGTATTCAGCTCTGTAGCTTCTTCGAGTGCTATCCCCTTGACTTTGTTCACTGCTGCCTTAAACAATAACCTTTAACTCATGTTGAACTACTGGCTAAAGCAGTAAACCAAAATATTAGTCAGCTAGATCTACTCTTGATCTTGcccataaaacaaaatttagaaaaaaaattagtcaGATTTTAATGCATGCTGCTCTAGTTATGTTCAAAATCGGACCGATAAGTAGATAGTTATTCGGAGCCGAACAACTCGGAAGAAAGAAACAAGAAGGgtaattcaaataatttttaagggTTCAAAAAACTAGGAACTTTGATATCCGCCGTAGAAAGATGGAAAAGTCACCCTTTCTCACACTGCCTATTTTCTTATATGTCTCAGatgttttcttttcttctttccAGGCCACATACTCCAGATATCTCCCTCTCATCATAATGGGAGTACTGAGCATGATGACAGGAGTGACGTCACTCTTCTTACCCGAAACCCTCAACCAGCCTCTACCGCAGACCCTCGAGGATGGGGAGATGTTCGGAAGGCATTTTAAATTACTAAGCTGTATTGATAGTAAAAGTAGCTGAAATTGTGTTTTCAATCTAGATATTCTTCGTAGGTAAAGATAAATGATTAAAGAACCTGTCATTTAAAATCATgtataacctacctacctgaacTAACACATAGTAGGTACGAAAACCAAAACATAAATGACGAAACAATACAAGTAGATCTTACAAAATATTCGTTCATAGAAGATAAACCTACTCGTAAGATTACGATAATATACCTAAGGCATTTATGAAAATTACggttaaataggtacttacctacttacttattttcatACTTATTGAAGATATAGAATGttatgtagaaaaaatattttatgtagaaaaaatagatcggataaatattaaattaacgtTTCCTTGTTTAGTTGAATTTAGTGTGACGTCCAAACACGCAAGGTATTCTGAGATGATGCTTAGGTTCCCACTCTCCCGGGATagataataaatgaataataattatttattaaaattgttttatattttagtactgctaagatatttttatttggatACACAAGTGTCGACTAATTGTTGAATAacagtattatattttgtagatgtaaataatagtaattttaataattaaaaataaacttatattttgactttattattcttttttatttatttttcataaaaaattatgaaatttactGCTTTAAAAAAAGCTAATGTACCTAAATATAAGCACGACAATCATCAGTTTCCGTGGTGTAGCGGTTATCACATCTGCCTAACACGCAGAAGGCCcccggttcgatcccgggcggaAACAtacttttattacattttataacTTTTGTAGGTATGTCTTTTTTTTTAGTTCTACATTACACGATTAAATTTTAgtattaatttttcattaatttgcACCGTGTTGACTAAATAAACCGTCATTTTGactaaataaacatttagtAATGCCCTCTCTTATAATTTTCTTGAAGCAGGGAAACGTTATGTCTGTGTCTGCAGTCTGCAGTCTTGACGACTCTTCGGCAAAAACATAAAGCCAGCCACCGTAAGATGACACTGTTCACGCTATTGTTTAACGCTACTCACTACTAGATGGcgttagtaatatttttattttatgtttttatcagactgaaaagtgaaaactgttgggctaaaggtgcccacgcacttgaactgaactgcagctgaactgcgcgtcgcggcagcgcctcgcacgatattctctccagcgcgtcactgccgcgcgtgtcggctggagagaatatggTGCGGGGccctgccgcgacgcgcagttcagttcaagtgcgtgggcaccttaagagcTCTTGAGGGCCAGACctgcgttattttataaaagctgagagTTTCTATGcctattgtccccaacacaggtatgaacgatcagcgactatcaAGTTTGGAATCATCATGAGTAACAAAtgtatataaaatctttcgtcaaagtgtGATTTTTTATATACGTATTCTTCGGAATAGTTTTAACAAACACGCCATGCCAGAAGTATGGTGGCCATTAGCTATGTATCGTGGCAatgttatttacttactaagtgccagacacccttaaactttaacgATTTACTAAAGTTTTCGTgcgaatttataatttttacgcaagcctttatatttgttattGCTATTCAagctttaatttagttttttcattttcatagaaGCTGTATCTAGCGTTAGG
The window above is part of the Maniola jurtina chromosome 5, ilManJurt1.1, whole genome shotgun sequence genome. Proteins encoded here:
- the LOC123865191 gene encoding organic cation transporter 1-like; this encodes MTWTKELDEAAVLATKKGCYHVLLFYLLCGIAAIPTSFLVFSQVFTNATPEHWCAPPTELEGLAFPDEMLRNLTVPQENGVHETCRSYSLDLRALYVDLEDYFAIKNFTEQANGTLLFLKIKNLILSSDPDSRYEKIQRVQDAIVAVQKEPIACTNSWKFETEHYKRTLVTEFLLVCNNEWLPRTSNTLFWVGSLVGNLFFGWISDRYGRRPTILLMIFFEVPLCILASFPGNYWGYIVLRILGGLFFPALYQQPFILALELMPPATRTHTGIVVGMLFASGMCLLALLAFLLRDWFYLSLATSLPFILLFGCYWLIPESPRWLVGRGRVADAEKVLRNLAKKNGIILPHGFLIELHKKLKDEETEAELSIMPTANGQVPFQEKEDHMDRRINNMLSFKPEYRKNSGSDIENKENLESRILEVGDLIHKSRSPRDAECLKEEIMKLNQKDSIHDIGLQQRTTATEYSLPNSLGRKSIQLVNRIIFKQNEDIHEKKRMDDQNSEGDCRASPLDVFRYPNIRKKFLILTFNWIALGVVYNSLSYNTPNLGVDDYLAFFIGGAVEIPSYFIAWQCMERYGRRWVLCIFINLGGLACLSCALVPEAWPWVIVSLAMLGRLCAAASFAVFYVQIGELLPTVVRAQAMGASSVVAGIGLLTVPYIVALATYSRYLPLIIMGVLSMMTGVTSLFLPETLNQPLPQTLEDGEMFGRHFKLLSCIDSKSS